From Halodesulfovibrio sp.:
AAACTGCCTTTTTTTCGTACCCCACAAAAAAACGCCAGTTTCAAACATATTGCTCATCAATTGTCTGAAACTGGCGCAAGTCAATCACATAAAAACTCTATCGGCTGCCTTGCTTAAGAGTTCTGTTACCCCTCAGCAAGTTCAACGATAAATTTTTTCGCAAATGCAACAGGATTATAGCTCATCTTTGCTTTACGCAGCCCCTCATCATCCAAGTCCTGCTCACGGTTGACGAAGGTAAAGCGAGAACCTTCTTCTTTCATGAAGAAATTGTTGATAGCCTGATAGACACCTTTGTAGTCCGTTTTTCCTTTTTCAAAATGGATCACAACCGTGTCACCGTTGATCGCTTCAGCAACAGTATACGCAATAACCTTACCGTCAATCTGAATCGAGCCACCTAAAAGGGAAGGTATTTCATCCCACTGTTCCAATACGCGGCGGATTGCGTCATTTTCGGCGAGTAATGATTGAGAATCTTCGCATTCGCGCCACATGCACCATTCTTCCTGCATTTCAAGCACAGCTTCTACGCAGTCAGCAGTCATAGGCTCATAGGTATACGTGTAGAGCTTCTTGAACTGGTTAACGAGGTTTTTCTTTTTATGGAATTTTTTACCCCGCAGTTCGCTCAATTCTTGAACATCGTAGATATAGTCCCACTGCCCGCGATCTTCTTCAGCACGAACGCGACCGCCAAGTTTTTCATTCCAAATTTCAAGTAACCGTTCTGGCACACGATGGAATGTGCGAGCCTGTTTCATATACGGGCACTGTGTCCAATCTACATTTTCCCAATTACCGATAGGTGCCCAGTAGCGAACCACTGGAATTTCGGAACCAACCGTAGTGGACTGGCGAATCCAGACTAAATTTTTTGTCCATGCCCATTCGAGACCATATTCATCTGCCCAGCCCCAAATATTCGTAAAACTAAAATCAGATGACTTCGTTTTGCTCTGAGCCAGACGTTCCATATATTCGTCTTTACGATCTAACGTAATAGGTTCGAAAATCAGTTCTTCCATCAAAGACTCCTATGCAGCCTGAGCAGTCGTATTTTTTTTGCGTTTAATCATGCTGAAGCGATACCAGTCGCGATACATGAAAATATAAAACATGATTGTAGACTGGAACACTTGCGATATAAGCATAGCAATGTACACGCCCTCGGCATCTTGCAACACAAGATGTCCAAGGACATATGCTACAGGCAAACGCACCAGCCACGACGCACTGCTATAAATCCAAAAGTTATATATAGTTGCACCGGCGCCAGTCATAATCCCGCCAAGGGTCATACTGGCAACGGTAAACGGAATAGAAACAATATTATACTTCAAATACACCGCAGCCTGAATCGTTACATCAGCTTCCGGTGCAAGAAATCTAGCCATCGGGTCAATAAACGGCCAGAAGGCGACAGCGACTATCGACATCAAGCCGCAGGCTGTCCCTAAAATACGCAGCCCAGCCCGCTTTGCTTCTACCTTGTTCCCTGCTCCCAGAAAATGCCCGACAAGAATGCTTGCTGTCATATTAAATGCAAATGCCGGTAGAAACAGTAAGGACTCAATGCGCATGCCTGCCGCAAGCCCTGCCAGAGCATTAACGGCATCAAACGGCAGCGATGCGACAATCGCAAAAAGAACAATATATCCAGTGTGCCAAAGCACTTGAGTACCACCAGCTGGAGCCGCAACTTTAACAAGATACGGCAAGGCAAGGCGTGCCCAGCGCCACGGTGCAAAAGAAGATCGGGCAAGTATCTCCTTTCTACGAAGCACGCTAAGATTATAAATTGTACCACCGGTGACAGAAAGCAACGTTGCCCACGCTACACCCTTGTAGCCAAATTCTGGAAAGCCGAACCACCCAAGACCGAACCCTAAGTCTGCAATGGTATTTACAGTCGCGACCAAAGCAATAGCGCGCATTGGTACAAACACCATCATCTTTGCCCTGAATATTGAGTTCGTAATGACAAACACATAATATATAGGCAACAGTACAAGATAAATTTTCAAGAAATACAGAGCGATGGGATAAATTTCATCCGGCGTCTGTAATATCCCTAAAAAGGCATGCCTAAAGCTTAACCCTGATGCTGAAACAAGAAGCCCGCACGCAAGCCCTACTAGCAATACAAGTCCGATATACCGCGCAGCTCTTCGGTGCAGCCCTGCCCCAATTGATTGGCTAATGGCAGCTACACAGCCGTTACCAATAGCAATAGCGACAACAAGAAAGAACAGAAAGGTCTGGGAAATCATTCCCAACGCAGCCTGAACACTTGAATCAATCTGTCCTGCTACCCATACGTCTACAAAGCCTATCAAAAAATGAAACATCATCATGACAATCTGCGGCCAGGCAAGATTCCAGATGGCTTTATATGACGTTGGATCTACTACTTCTTCTGAATTACTCATTAATGTTAACCAAGTATAAATGTTGAAGTGCAAAGAGTAATACGCATGGAAAAAAAGTACAGTACTGAAAGTACAAAATACTACTTTCTACGTAGGACAGCGATGTCGCATGTTGGACAAGCACGAGTGCCAGCACACCCTATCTGACTACAAATTATAAAATGTCACCTGAGAACAAGCGATGCTCTACTCCGCCTTCACTTTGCAGCACAAGCATTCCATCCGTGGAGACATCCGTAACAATCCCTTTGTATGTTTCTCCGCGAACCTGCACTGTAAGTTCCTTACCGACAACATCCGTAAGTGCCTTCCAGCGGGCAAGAAGTGGTGCAAACCCCTGCTCTTTTGTAAGAAGATACCAGTATTCGTACTGTGTTAAATATGCCTGTAATAACGCAACGCGGGAAAGCTCTTTACCAGCAACTTCGTCAAGAGAGCACGGGACAGTGCGTAAATCCGGCACAAGCTTCTCAGGGAGTGGGCGCACATTGATACCCGCGCCTGAAATCACGTGTCCCACACTGTCGCCGGAAAGAAATATTTCTGTCAGGTTTCCAGCAACTTTACAGCCATCAATCAACACATCGTTAGGCCATTTGCAAACAGGAACGATTCCAGTAACGCTATGCACAGCTTCCGCAGTGACAACATTAGTCAGCAGAGTAATAATCGGCGCTTCATTAGGCGCAATATCCGGTCGCAGTACTACCGACACATACAACCCGCATCCGGCAGGCGAATGCCATGTACGTCCCTGCCTTCCGCGCCCGCCTGTCTGCTCATCAGCAACAACTACGGTTCCTTCCGGTGCATTGGCAAAAGCAAGCTGCATGGCTTCTAAGTTGGTTGAACCAACGCTTGCCATGTAGTGCATCCCGCGCTGTCCGAAAATACGAGTCTCCAGCCCCTGCTGCACAATTACTTCTGTTAGCTTTTCAGCTTTCCGCAATAGGCGATAGCCTTTCCCCGTAACCGACTCTATCTCATGTCCCTGATCGCGCAGCACTTTAACATGCTTTGAAACCGCAGCACGCGAAATAGAAAACACATGGCTTACATCCTCGCCGGATGTGTACCCTTCTGTATTATTTTGCAGCAGTTCGACAATTTTTTTGCGAACCGCATCACCTTTTAACGCCATGTCCACCTCTTGTTGTAAACCAAACACAAACAGCAAAAGTTGACAACAGTACCACTCTCATATACCTACTTCAGAACGTCGCGGCAGCATGCAGTCTTGCTCAATTGTCATCCAAAAACATGCGAAAGCTGCCAGCACAACACCATGTGCACTTGAAAATATCCTTAGCAACCAAGCAACAAATTGTTGCCGTATTTTTTCAGAGAGCTTCTATGCCCAATACAACGTCAACTGTGTACGCCCTGTGCGAAGAGGTTGTCCAGTCAGGAAAGGGAGTCAGCCGCGCAGATGCAGAAACCCTCATCAACCTGCCTGAAAGCGCAACACTGGACTTGCTTGCTGGCGCGCAGCGTATCCGTTCTTCCCTCACTGCATCCCCATCTTTCACATGCGGGATTGTTAATGCCAAATCAGGCAAGTGCAGCGAAAACTGCTCGTTCTGCGCGCAATCAAAATATCATGATACAGGTGCGCCAATCTATCCGCTTCTTGATCCGGAAACACTCCTCACTCGCGCCAAAGAATTAGAGGCAGGCGGAGCAAACCGGTTCGGTATTGTCACAAGCGGCATGGCTCTTTCAGATAACGAACTCGATACAATATGCGAAGCAGCTCTCGCCATTACGACACACACCAGCATCAAAGTCTGCGGCTCTCTAGGACAGCTCTCTCCTGATATGGCTACGCGGTTACGTGAGGCAGGTTTTTCTAGTTATCACCATAACTTGGAAACTGCACGCTCACATTTTTCTGCCATATGTAACACGCACGAATATGACGAAGATATTGCTTCTGTACAAAACGCCCTCAAAGCAGGGTTCAGGGTTTGCTCCGGCGGCATTTTAGGTCTTGGTGAAAACCGCAACCAGCGTGTTGAACTTGCCTGTACCCTGCGCGACTTGAACGTACCATCTATTCCGTTGAATTTTCTTACTCCTGTAAAAGGGACACGGCTGGAAAATCAGCCACTCCTTGCTGCATCCGAGGCATTACGTGCCATAGCGGTATTCCGCTTTATCCTCCCGACACAGGATATCCTAATTGCTGGCGGACGCGAAAATACACTCCGAGACCTTCAAGCTCTCATCCCTATGGCTGGTGCAAACGGACTTATGATCGGCAATTACCTGACAACAAGCGGACGCAGCATGCATGACGATATCAACATGCTTATCAATCTTGGCGTCTTATAAGGAAGACACATGAGTACTACACAAGAACTGCAAGCAATTGATCGCACAAATGTATGGCATCCGTTCACTCAAATGGCAGAATGGACTCAGCAGGATCAGCTTATTATTGAGAGTGGCAAAGATAACTGGCTCATCGACACCGAGGGGAATCGCTACCTTGACGGTGTTTCTTCACTATGGACAAACGTGCATGGACACTGCGTACCGGAAATCGACGAAGCAGTGCAAAAGCAGCTTACTAAAATAGCCCATACTACCATGCTTGGACTTGCCAGTGTGCCAGCAACCGAGCTTGCAAAGCGGCTTGTCGATCTTCTGCCGGAAGGACTCACGCGGGTATTTTACTCTGACAGTGGCTCCACCGCCGTAGAAGTTGCACTTAAAATTGCGTTCCAATTTCAGCAGCAGGCAAAAAAAGGTGACCAAAACCGCACCAAATTTATTTCCATGCAGCACGCCTACCACGGCGACACCATTGGTTCTGTTGCTGTTGGCGGTATGGATTTATTCCATGCAACATACAAGCACATGCTGTTTCAAGGTGAAAAGGTCATCAGTCCATACTGTTACCGCTGCCCATTTGAAAAAGAAAAAGCCACCTGTAACCGTGAATGTTTCCAGCACGTAAAAGACGTCTTGACCGAGCATGGAAGTACAGCAGCAGCCTTTGTTATTGAACCGCTCGTTCAAGGAGCAGCGGGACAAATCATGCATCCAGAAGGATATCTGACGCACGTTCGCAACTTGTGCACCCGTCACAATGTTATTCTTATTGCAGATGAAGTTGCAGTCGGCTTCGGCAAAACCGGAACCATGTTTGCCTGCGAACAAGAAAACGTGACACCAGATATTATCTGTCTCGCAAAAGGCATCAGTGCAGGCTACCTGCCGCTGGCAGCAACCGTTGCATCTGAAGAAATTTACAATGGATTCCTAGGAAAACACGAAGAATTTAAAACATTCTTTCATGGACACACCTACACGGGAAATCCTCTTGCATGCGCCGCTGGCATTGCGAATCTTGATTATTTTGAAGCCCACAACGTTATGGAAAAACTCCAGCCAAAGATCGCCCATCTGCAAAAAAAGCTCGCTGAAATGCAGCAGCTTCCGCATGTAGGCGAGATACGTAATCGCGGCATTATGACTGGTATCGAACTCGTGCAAGATGCTGCAACCAAAGAGCCATACGCAGCAGCACAAAAGATAGGACATGCGGTCTGCATGGAAGCACGAAAGCACGGTGTCATTATTCGTAACTTAGGAGACGTGATAGTGCTGATGCCGCCGCTCAGCATCACGATCAGCGAAATTGATCTGCTCTGCGCCGCGACCACAGCAGCAATCAAAACAGTTACGGAACGTGCGTAGTTTTTTTGCCTCTGGCAGCTGGGGGAAACCCTTTTGGAAAAGGGTTATCCCCCAGACCCCCTTCCTAAAACTTTTAACAGCGACGAGATCAAGCCCTAATGCT
This genomic window contains:
- the bioA gene encoding adenosylmethionine--8-amino-7-oxononanoate transaminase; translated protein: MSTTQELQAIDRTNVWHPFTQMAEWTQQDQLIIESGKDNWLIDTEGNRYLDGVSSLWTNVHGHCVPEIDEAVQKQLTKIAHTTMLGLASVPATELAKRLVDLLPEGLTRVFYSDSGSTAVEVALKIAFQFQQQAKKGDQNRTKFISMQHAYHGDTIGSVAVGGMDLFHATYKHMLFQGEKVISPYCYRCPFEKEKATCNRECFQHVKDVLTEHGSTAAAFVIEPLVQGAAGQIMHPEGYLTHVRNLCTRHNVILIADEVAVGFGKTGTMFACEQENVTPDIICLAKGISAGYLPLAATVASEEIYNGFLGKHEEFKTFFHGHTYTGNPLACAAGIANLDYFEAHNVMEKLQPKIAHLQKKLAEMQQLPHVGEIRNRGIMTGIELVQDAATKEPYAAAQKIGHAVCMEARKHGVIIRNLGDVIVLMPPLSITISEIDLLCAATTAAIKTVTERA
- a CDS encoding MATE family efflux transporter, which codes for MSNSEEVVDPTSYKAIWNLAWPQIVMMMFHFLIGFVDVWVAGQIDSSVQAALGMISQTFLFFLVVAIAIGNGCVAAISQSIGAGLHRRAARYIGLVLLVGLACGLLVSASGLSFRHAFLGILQTPDEIYPIALYFLKIYLVLLPIYYVFVITNSIFRAKMMVFVPMRAIALVATVNTIADLGFGLGWFGFPEFGYKGVAWATLLSVTGGTIYNLSVLRRKEILARSSFAPWRWARLALPYLVKVAAPAGGTQVLWHTGYIVLFAIVASLPFDAVNALAGLAAGMRIESLLFLPAFAFNMTASILVGHFLGAGNKVEAKRAGLRILGTACGLMSIVAVAFWPFIDPMARFLAPEADVTIQAAVYLKYNIVSIPFTVASMTLGGIMTGAGATIYNFWIYSSASWLVRLPVAYVLGHLVLQDAEGVYIAMLISQVFQSTIMFYIFMYRDWYRFSMIKRKKNTTAQAA
- the bioB gene encoding biotin synthase BioB gives rise to the protein MPNTTSTVYALCEEVVQSGKGVSRADAETLINLPESATLDLLAGAQRIRSSLTASPSFTCGIVNAKSGKCSENCSFCAQSKYHDTGAPIYPLLDPETLLTRAKELEAGGANRFGIVTSGMALSDNELDTICEAALAITTHTSIKVCGSLGQLSPDMATRLREAGFSSYHHNLETARSHFSAICNTHEYDEDIASVQNALKAGFRVCSGGILGLGENRNQRVELACTLRDLNVPSIPLNFLTPVKGTRLENQPLLAASEALRAIAVFRFILPTQDILIAGGRENTLRDLQALIPMAGANGLMIGNYLTTSGRSMHDDINMLINLGVL
- a CDS encoding biotin--[acetyl-CoA-carboxylase] ligase, producing the protein MALKGDAVRKKIVELLQNNTEGYTSGEDVSHVFSISRAAVSKHVKVLRDQGHEIESVTGKGYRLLRKAEKLTEVIVQQGLETRIFGQRGMHYMASVGSTNLEAMQLAFANAPEGTVVVADEQTGGRGRQGRTWHSPAGCGLYVSVVLRPDIAPNEAPIITLLTNVVTAEAVHSVTGIVPVCKWPNDVLIDGCKVAGNLTEIFLSGDSVGHVISGAGINVRPLPEKLVPDLRTVPCSLDEVAGKELSRVALLQAYLTQYEYWYLLTKEQGFAPLLARWKALTDVVGKELTVQVRGETYKGIVTDVSTDGMLVLQSEGGVEHRLFSGDIL
- a CDS encoding phosphatidylglycerol lysyltransferase domain-containing protein, whose amino-acid sequence is MEELIFEPITLDRKDEYMERLAQSKTKSSDFSFTNIWGWADEYGLEWAWTKNLVWIRQSTTVGSEIPVVRYWAPIGNWENVDWTQCPYMKQARTFHRVPERLLEIWNEKLGGRVRAEEDRGQWDYIYDVQELSELRGKKFHKKKNLVNQFKKLYTYTYEPMTADCVEAVLEMQEEWCMWRECEDSQSLLAENDAIRRVLEQWDEIPSLLGGSIQIDGKVIAYTVAEAINGDTVVIHFEKGKTDYKGVYQAINNFFMKEEGSRFTFVNREQDLDDEGLRKAKMSYNPVAFAKKFIVELAEG